A portion of the Sabethes cyaneus chromosome 3, idSabCyanKW18_F2, whole genome shotgun sequence genome contains these proteins:
- the LOC128742146 gene encoding chaoptin-like, translating to MYQTRFQSRHIDTCIALPLFLLVIGTCIGHVATDVCGSTKSDRHRTLMEKYRSSPNWNGILTEDVLNLKENQTEINLSQQGFSEVHWHLSSIVGEGYDVYELDMSYNNLDTINELTFLKFYSLEMLNLSYNRITTIHNLTFGSLIRLMDLDLSFNLIHSIELEAFNRLYGLESLNLRENCLITLNEHQFHFNDHLSSIHLDNNQLLYIPSSLFDALAMVEELFELDLSFNQLRRMPYIEAKEIGLLKIDNNQIRILSVNRTYNLRALEAHHNQIQDADLFQFSSAQHVDLSHNYLDNIVGLHEMNQLEYLDISSNNVSKFDYNLKYSIRNIPTLTTLRLQNCSLTEDNMDGLLASDSLLNLDLSQNGFVHLNISHLSKLKSLQYVSLNFNFLQELIDYEHMATHFPYLEMISLSFNRWNCSYFDKLLAYLNQTRIHTTTDPRDCYINGSHVADSAVQETFDPDYTLNHVRRDLNVVKNLGRSMTYFMYALYYNMRGLNNHTQFLLELSGRKMQGMETELSHLIGMVGFLVGILCIILVLAVGYCVRNLWRKWRLDRSVKVVAYSNKRNNEFSNGVAVNEVIRDNI from the coding sequence GTTCCAATCTCGACATATagacacatgcatcgcgttACCACTTTTCCTGTTAGTGATAGGCACCTGCATTGGGCACGTGGCAACCGATGTATGTGGCAGCACGAAAAGCGATCGTCATCGGACGCTTATGGAAAAGTACCGTAGTTCTCCCAACTGGAACGGGATTCTAACGGAGGACGTACTAAATCTGAAGGAGAACCAAACGGAAATCAATCTCTCCCAACAAGGATTTAGTGAAGTGCATTGGCATCTGAGCAGTATTGTCGGCGAAGGATACGATGTGTACGAACTGGATATGTCCTATAATAACCTCGATACGATCAATGAACTGACGTTTCTTAAATTTTATTCACTGGAAATGTTGAACCTGTCCTATAATCGCATCACAACGATACATAATTTAACCTTCGGTTCTTTGATTCGATTAATGGATTTGGATTTGTCCTTCAATTTAATCCATTCGATCGAGCTAGAAGCATTCAACCGTCTGTACGGATTGGAATCACTTAATTTACGAGAGAACTGTCTAATTACATTGAACGAGCATCAGTTTCATTTCAATGATCATCTGTCATCGATCCATCTGGACAACAATCAGCTACTTTATATTCCGTCCAGCCTCTTCGATGCTCTCGCTATGGTGGAAGAACTGTTCGAATTGGATCTGTCGTTCAATCAACTTCGTCGGATGCCCTATATCGAAGCGAAGGAAATCGGTCTACTGAAGATTGATAACAACCAAATTAGAATCCTGTCTGTAAACCGTACATACAATTTACGAGCGTTGGAAGCACATCACAACCAAATCCAGGATGCGGACCTATTTCAGTTTAGTTCTGCTCAGCATGTTGATCTATCACACAACTATTTGGATAACATTGTTGGTTTACACGAAATGAATCAATTGGAATACTTGGACATATCATCTAACAACGTTTCGAAATTCGACTACAATCTAAAATATTCCATTCGGAACATTCCAACGTTAACAACGCTGCGATTGCAAAATTGCAGTCTCACTGAAGACAACATGGACGGTCTGCTTGCTTCGGATTCGTTGCTGAATCTAGATCTGTCGCAGAATGGTTTTGTTCACCTGAACATAAGCCACCTATCCAAACTGAAATCACTTCAATACGTGAGTTTGAACTTCAACTTCCTGCAGGAATTGATCGACTACGAACATATGGCGACACATTTCCCCTATCTGGAAATGATATCTCTCTCGTTCAATCGCTGGAACTGTTCCTACTTCGATAAACTGTTAGCCTATTTGAACCAGACCCGCATCCACACGACAACCGATCCGCGAGACTGCTACATCAACGGCAGCCACGTGGCCGATTCCGCCGTGCAGGAAACGTTCGACCCGGACTACACACTGAACCATGTCAGGCGAGATCTGAATGTGGTTAAAAATTTGGGCCGCAGTATGACCTACTTCATGTACGCCCTGTACTACAACATGCGCGGCCTGAATAATCACACTCAATTCCTGCTGGAGCTGAGCGGCCGCAAGATGCAAGGAATGGAAACCGAACTGAGCCACCTGATCGGGATGGTTGGCTTCCTGGTGGGAATACTGTGCATCATTCT